In Fluviicola taffensis DSM 16823, the following are encoded in one genomic region:
- a CDS encoding TonB-dependent receptor plug domain-containing protein, translating to MRALIFLLFLSNPLIYRAQNQYVDTLKVTSDSLREIEEVTVTGSRTAQLKKNSVVSVSTLDQKLFQAISATSISDALKFSPGIRMETNCQTCNYTQVRMNGLGGSYSQILINGRPLFSSLMGLYGLEQIPTNIVDRIEVVNGGGSVLYGSNAIAGTINIITKHPEYNFIEISDKVSLVPKGPIEQVIQLNGGMVTKSKKSGFLFSGMNKVRDGYDRNGDGFTEIPRVNSSLLGINAFQNIGKSIELHADFWILHEQRQGGQLWNGDPQQAEQSEFRNQITSIGQFSGNWKSRNTKWNLQAYTGFQKTNRHHYTGLNHVEAWGKTNNVTWQSGLQFNFTQKIGAKSKFLLIGGLEHYHDDIQDSIRGYDYYINQQIMQVAGFLQSQLDLGQKWSFVAGIRITKHSKVDNLIITPRAALLFKPNGQWQLRLSYGNGFKAPQVFETDMHIAFANGGISQIQVDPNLKSEKSHAYSAQANWSRRRKKMLYSSETVFFHTQLLHSFVLNEIPSVDPSKTMLLRTNGSNAEVTDFSESVRLKWDKFLQVDVNFTYQESRFTEAQQWSLDVEPIKAFLRTPNVYGSSTISIFPEGKWSGSINGVFTGKMLVPHFGGAPELDHDEIVHTKSFWDLGIRAERSIHIHKMEQTIRIGLGIQNLFDSYQSDFDTSKLRDSNFVYGPSRPRTIFVDIKWVIGGKH from the coding sequence GTGCGCGCTTTAATTTTCCTTCTTTTCCTTTCAAATCCTCTGATTTATAGAGCTCAAAATCAATATGTTGATACGTTGAAAGTTACTTCTGATTCTTTGCGAGAAATTGAAGAGGTAACAGTTACGGGAAGTCGAACAGCCCAATTGAAGAAGAATAGTGTGGTTTCTGTTTCGACTTTAGATCAAAAATTGTTTCAAGCAATTTCTGCAACTTCTATTTCTGATGCGTTGAAGTTTTCTCCAGGAATACGAATGGAAACCAATTGTCAAACGTGTAACTATACACAAGTTCGAATGAATGGATTGGGAGGGTCATATTCGCAAATTCTAATTAATGGAAGACCTTTGTTTTCTTCTTTGATGGGCTTATATGGATTGGAGCAAATCCCAACAAATATTGTAGATCGAATAGAAGTTGTGAATGGTGGAGGATCTGTTCTTTATGGCTCAAATGCCATTGCTGGGACAATCAATATTATTACAAAACATCCTGAATACAACTTTATAGAAATTTCGGATAAAGTTTCCCTTGTTCCAAAAGGACCAATCGAACAAGTGATTCAACTGAATGGTGGAATGGTTACGAAATCTAAGAAAAGTGGTTTTTTGTTCTCCGGAATGAATAAAGTACGGGATGGTTATGATCGAAACGGTGATGGATTTACAGAAATTCCCCGCGTTAATAGTTCTTTATTAGGAATCAATGCCTTTCAGAATATTGGGAAATCAATCGAATTACACGCGGATTTTTGGATTTTACACGAACAACGGCAAGGTGGTCAATTATGGAATGGAGATCCACAACAAGCAGAGCAAAGCGAATTTCGAAATCAAATAACGTCTATTGGTCAGTTTTCTGGAAATTGGAAATCACGAAATACCAAGTGGAACCTTCAAGCATATACTGGTTTTCAGAAAACAAATCGGCATCACTATACGGGTTTGAATCATGTAGAAGCTTGGGGGAAAACGAACAATGTAACTTGGCAATCGGGTCTTCAATTCAATTTCACCCAAAAGATCGGCGCGAAAAGCAAATTTCTCTTAATCGGAGGTTTGGAACATTACCACGATGACATTCAAGATTCAATCAGAGGATACGATTATTATATCAATCAACAAATCATGCAAGTTGCTGGCTTTCTTCAAAGTCAATTAGATTTGGGACAGAAATGGTCTTTTGTAGCTGGAATTCGAATAACAAAACACTCTAAAGTTGACAATCTGATTATCACTCCGCGAGCCGCTTTGCTCTTTAAACCGAATGGACAATGGCAATTGCGTTTATCTTATGGAAATGGATTTAAAGCACCTCAAGTATTTGAAACGGATATGCACATTGCTTTTGCGAATGGAGGAATTTCCCAGATCCAGGTTGATCCGAATTTGAAGAGTGAGAAATCACATGCTTATTCAGCGCAGGCAAATTGGAGTAGAAGAAGAAAGAAGATGCTTTATTCTTCGGAAACGGTATTTTTTCATACGCAATTGCTTCATTCCTTTGTACTGAATGAAATTCCAAGTGTAGATCCTTCTAAAACGATGTTGTTACGGACCAATGGATCGAATGCCGAAGTAACTGATTTTAGTGAATCAGTTCGTTTGAAGTGGGATAAATTTTTGCAAGTTGATGTCAATTTTACCTACCAAGAATCGCGTTTTACAGAAGCTCAACAATGGTCGCTTGATGTAGAACCTATCAAAGCTTTTCTAAGAACACCAAACGTGTACGGTTCATCTACGATTTCAATTTTTCCTGAAGGAAAATGGTCTGGATCGATTAATGGTGTTTTCACTGGAAAAATGCTCGTTCCCCATTTCGGTGGTGCTCCAGAATTAGATCATGATGAAATTGTACACACCAAATCCTTTTGGGATTTAGGCATCAGAGCTGAACGATCTATTCACATTCACAAAATGGAACAAACTATTCGAATTGGTCTCGGAATTCAAAATTTATTTGACAGTTATCAGAGTGATTTTGATACATCCAAATTGCGAGACAGTAATTTCGTTTACGGTCCTTCAAGACCAAGAACTATTTTTGTGGATATAAAATGGGTAATTGGTGGAAAACATTAA